The following is a genomic window from Pseudophryne corroboree isolate aPseCor3 chromosome 3, aPseCor3.hap2, whole genome shotgun sequence.
gaggaaagtcaaagaagaatgcagtatttctttcctataaaatgcagtttttaatcctgatgcagtaaactaagatgcataagcctggaaaaaggcataaatgaagctgcacggatatagatacaatttctatgacagctgggcaaaaattagccaaaaatggcaggatggaatgatctgacctgaggctaggagtgaatcacttgcagttggacaaaacaggacccattccaatgggtcctgttttgtccaactgcaagtgattcactcctagcctcaggtcagatcattccatcctgccattttgggctaatttttgcccagctgtcatagaaattgtatctatatccgtgcagcttcatttatgcctttttccaggcttatgcatcttagtttactgcatcaggattaaaaactgcattttataggaaagaaatactgcattcttctttgactttcctcctgcagatcctgttgtcatattgctgcatgggttatatgagaatttcatgtctatttccctatatcctaatgattataacagctccaattcacacaaagtgtttctaatgacacccatgtcactagtgattatttcattacatataccagtactatttatttgtatctacaattatctttgacatattttctgttccttacaccagtaccaatgtacacatatatataaaaaaaatttttgatccgtgtttctttatccatttgtatctatacggactggtaatttttatcacccgttcctaataactacagcctaattgatctccattatcctttttaggggttttttttttttttttttttttcataaatctatatatcttcgtttttttcataaatctatatatcttcctttttcgtggactctcatttgtgatccagggacacaataccaccggtgtgggacttgatgtctcctgcctaacacaaaaagcagatccacactatatctataagacccagctaattatccccccctatataggtgcactctcattggacgtctgaccaaatccttctactatcaaaccacactgctaatgcccgatctcgtccgatcttggaagcgaaacagtgtgggctgagttagtacctgaggtggagactcacagggaatactcagtgttgtagaacatcaatcattgcatattatgtgtggtatgtgactccaacagcagcatcaccatttgttcctatccttttctttctttaccctggtatatcctttgatttgtttctattattacttattgccataacagctgttattccttcattaggattatgacagaatctaaaatcaattgacttaattgatctcattaatacagatcatctgtactggccgggtgagaaagggtttatgacttgcagtgtctctacccctctccatctcatttcctgaggcaggaccagaacatttttatctgggatcattcacatctcctcaaccaggggcaattatattcttaatatttccaaataaattttgttttatctgctgactaatcaacctagtgttattcattctagttatttaactaccattaatgagtgcgcccacacaagagccttcttctttctcccttttgtttatgcatatgaaattttttctcaggattcacccacatccctgcaaagagagcatttagctcgtgggaaggagggaacgtgacactggatttcttttccttacataaataagccttctcctgaggtacaggcgaaGCGTCTGTAACTTCCAAcatccttatagccacaatcatatattgtatattttttgccaatttatgatctatttctctagagtcactatcgtcgacacaagaatcagagtgtgtcactatcagtattcacaaatggtctcttatgtgacccagaggggccgcctgcagaagaacagagtcctgaaaaatcacatcttccacagattttctccagcattcagcctgaGCTTCAGACTTATCTAACATCCTGTTAATAAGATTCATACGGtcacatatttctttcacccatgcaggctcttggtgtgccggcagcgccaccacattagaaCTCTGTGCCCCTAAAataccttcctccggggaggaactccctgcctcagacatgccttacacgtgtaccgcacacactcacagacacactgggacttaagggggcagacccacagcaaaatctgtcagagggacacagtataggagcagccagttcacaaccccagcgccagtatgtaatgtctgtgaacacagaatgcccacagacaacaacgcttttacacagtaattcacactagtaATGCACCACCAAACGCTTTGCgccccccttatttgcaccctgtacttgttgccagaagtggagataaggaccagcgttgtctctgcagctgaggagagaggaaatggcgctgagcagtgtgctggctgcctgaggaagaagctccgcccccgcaaatgGCGCATTATTCACTCAGCAAGGtctgttaatatttatactggcgggggtagggctgtgccagcggcatcttatgccccctttgcgccagtttaaggtaatattttgctgccccccccccccctgcagtgctctgtgtgtgtgggcagcaatggcgcgctgcgctcccgccagccgtgccgtacctcagccgtcactttagttgCTAGATCTATCTTCGCATACTCGcctgtcttcagacttctggctctatgtgctgtgggagtgagcatctaggcacagctagcgttcagttcccttcaggagctaatggtgtccagtcagccagaagcagagccatgaaactcttcaggaagttggttctgcttcttccccctcagtcccacgaagcagggagtctgttgccagcagttcttactgaaaataaaaaacctaacataagtctttttcagagctcctcagagtgcatccaatctcctgggcacatttttaaaactgaagtctggaggaggggcatagagggaggagcaagttcacacccattgaaaagtcttaagagtgcccatggctcctggagaacagtctataccccatggacaataagtggaccccagcatcctctaggacgtatgagaaatatgaaaTAGTGTCAAGTGAGCATATACCTTTTATAGATACAGACCTTTCCCTAAAATGTACCCAGCATTTATGAGACTAGATCCCATTTACATTCTTCGTGAATCAATAAGCAGGATTCTCCTAAAGTGCAAATGCTGTAGCTGCATGCAGCCAACACATTCCCCACTCATCTACTGTATGTAGATGTGCAAAATATCCACCATAGCCAGCAGCCCAGTAAATGAGACacacgcagcagtgccagctatacagaataTACATTTATATTGTGGGCCAGTAATGTTTACAACATAAATACAGGAATAAAAACACAAATGCAGAAGCCAAATATTTTTCTTTATATACAACCTGTTTGACTTTCATACATTGCTTCTTTTCAGAAATACTGTCCATGCATAACAAGAGATGGACAAATCCCCTCCCCTCCCTAACCCACCCCCAGAACACTAACCGTTGCCCTGCCATGCAGCAGTCGCACATACAAGGCAGGGAAGCCCCTCGCACAGCTTCCCAACATCCTCCCTGAGTGTGCGAGAGGTTAAAGGGGCAGTAATGTTTAAAAGGCATTCACCAAACGTCAATTTACCTTAATACTTTGTATACCGTAGCAGATAATAGAATGATTGGACTTTTGTTCATATTAAATTGGTAAATACAACATGACTTGCAGGATGTACATAGGAATTTCAGCATTCTTCCACTAATAGAACAAAGGGATTTTGATGAGGAATCTGATAATTTTTCTTAAAAACTGGCTGACTGAAAAATGACACAATTGTACACCATATTATTTTAAGAAGTCTtaacctagtttttttttttttgtccttaaATTATTTCTTCCTGCTGCCCCTTAGGTTtatataacaaaaacaaaacaaaacacaaaagggtgtggTTTAGTAAATGCAAGTACACATAATATAGTGTTCTTTCTGACCAGTTTCGACACAGACAGGGTCTTTATGTAGTATCTGCCCTCGCTACACAGCGATGGCAGCCATTTTTAGGCTGAACCTGTACACATGAAACTGCAACCTATCAatttactaggaaccagtgacatcattgagtCAGTACAATAGCTAGCCATTTTAGCCGATATCACTTGTGCACTTCATCATACCCTATTATTCATTAGGGGCTGGTTTCTAAAAAACGGACTCatgaacaaaatggctgcctcactatATGTAGGTGACAGATGCTTCAAAAGAAAGTCTATGAACTAAACCAGAGCTGCATAATGATTTTCTTTCCTGAAGGGCAAATATGGGTTCCATTAACAATCTCTAGCAAGAGACAAGCAGACAGAAGTTTGTATTCCTCTGTTCCACAGATTAAAATAATGGTTACAAACTGCAGGAAACATGACATTGTCAAGGGGAGTAGAAAGGAAGTGAGAAAACGGTATAGCGACAGTTGGTATACAAAAGCGCACTTTCATATACCAATATGATTAAATACCATATTTTAGTTATTCAGCCAATCTCTACTTAAAAACCATGAGTCTAAAAGCCTCAGTTACATACTAAGCAAGATATTTTCTGACCAGTTGCAGTCTCGCATACATATGAGCAGGCTTTATATTTTGATGAATGGGCTTCCTACTGGTAGCTTGTACTGTTAACATTCTCAAATACTTCTGattatctctctccccccccttcccctcccccccaaatATATACCACTCTCTAGtcacttttttttaaagaaattgatGTATCTTGCCATCagtcaaagtttttttttctcttttaccaACCTTCCACATAGGTATCCGGTAATTTACTAAATGGATACCTCCCCTACTCATGTAACCCACGCAAACACTATTACATTCTCACAGAAATCTGAAGATAAAAGAAACATGTGACGTATTTAGAGTTAACAGCTAATCTGCAGTCCTGGACCCAGTAGCCACACCTCATCCTGTGTGCGCTGCATCCACCGTACACCGCTGTACCTGTTGTCAAGTGCCCAAGAATGGTTTCTTCTCTGGGGTCCTACTCCATGTGCAGCCATGCTCAGGGAAGTGTGGATGCCATCCCTAGCTGTCATGTGAACAAAATGCCTGGGAACAGAGTCTGCTAAAGGTCAATGTAAAAAGGTGGTGTACAGTAACCAATCTAATGAAGCTCCCTTGATCTATCTCCAGCACAATCAACAGCTGTCATTACTACTGGTCACTGTGATGCCACACCCAGGGGAAATTTTGAAATAAGGGAATACCACTTTCTCtcattgggggcagatgtattaagcattgagaagtgataaagcagtgataactgcaaggtgataacgcaccggccaatcagctccaatatgtaaattgacaggagcttattggcttATCACTTCTTCATGCTTAATAGTCATGCTTAGAAGGACATGAACTGCAGTTTGTCAGAAGGGGagaagtactaagcagtgataaaagtggagaagtgagccagtggagaagttacccatggcaaggaatcagcattgacgtaacagcatctgatcggttgccatgggtaacttctccactggctcacttctccacttttatcactgcttagtacatgttcccctaaaaCTTCTATTCCTTCTGCAACAGTATCTGGCAGCCAagagctgttactgtataacaaATCCTAGTGCTGCACAGAAGCAGGACTATTTAAATATGGTCTTGCAGCcataaagtaaacaaaaaaaaagaatttatttaTGGGATActaaaataaaagataatatataaaaaaagaaacccAAATACACTACcccccacacaaaaaaacaaaaacatttcagggaacATACCTTTAGGGTTATGTCACACACCCTTAAGGATGGGCGCTTTTGAAACTTGCCGATAGGCCATGTAAGTACATGGAAACAGATATGCTGCACGAATGTATTTTCTCAAGATGGGAACTTGGTGCTTACTCAGCCCACTATGTGCAGCATGATATAGGGGGAATGTGCTACAGGAGCCTAAACAGAGCAATGACTACATAAACACCACAGCAAGTAACAGTACTCTCCGTGAAGAATCTCTTATACTTAGAAATAGtacgttataattagagatgagcggattctgttttacttggatttactcggttctcaaaacggcatcttattggctattcaaaacacgtgacatccatgagccaataaaatgccgttttgagaacagagtaaaaccgaatccgttcatctctagttataatattaACCAGATCTTTCATAAAAACAAATTCTTCTACCTTTTAGTATTACTACCCCTTCAATAGGATCTTTAATCACAATAAAAAGCTGAATAATAGTCATCAGCAGTTTAATCTCTAACAAAATTAAGCATAATACATATTAACATTTCCAGGCTCAAATATTATGAAAATACAGACACTAAactatataatgtcccagagcCATCATTTATTATCTTATGACAAGGCACGAAACACAAAGCTTGGAAGGTCCTATGCAGTCAGTATGACAGAAAGCCCCGCATCCTTCACACATGGTCATGGCTTTGAAGCTGCAAGAACACCGTACAGATACTTTTTCACCGCTTTCGTGCTCTGTGAAAACCTCCACAGAGAGTGACGCGCTGCCAGCCACCGTATAGTCCCCGGGGAACCCAGAGAGCCGCACACCTGCAGAGTAACAATAGGACCCCGCTTCCTGTGACAACTTCCCAAATAAAGTATTCTTCATTTTATGATGTGAAGAGATAGCAGACAACCCTACAGGGAGCTGGACATGGACTCCAACCTCCTTCGGAAAGCAAAGGAAAGGCATATCCAAAAACAGAGGAACTTTGTCGATGAACTCTGTAGAATCAGGCAGAAAATGCTCTTGCTCTCCACAGCTCCCTGGACATCCCAACGGCATCTCCTTAAATGGGGAAGGGCTTGAGTAGGTACAAGGCTCTATACCAGTAGGACTGTGGTTACCTGTAACACCCAATCTCTTGTCAGGAGTTGTTGCTTCAGAAGATGACAAACTAGATTTCAGGCAAGAGCTTCCCTGTTCATCTTTAACCTTACCTGCCAGAAAATCTGCATCTTTGGCAGGTGAGGTAGTGAATTCAGACAGTTCTTCCTCAGGAACATTGTTCACTACAGAATGATAAACTTTCGGGTGTAAAGAGCCCATGCTTCCGTTATGATCACTAACTGCAGAATCGGTCTCCCAATTAAGACGTGAAACACTTCTTTGCGGCACAGGAACATTTTCACACAATTTACCACAAGATGGAGAGTTAAATGTCAGTGAAGCGTCCCGCATTGACTCTGCCTGGTTTTGTATAGCACCATTCAATGAGTCAGATTCATTTGGCTCCTGTAAATCTAGATCATTTGATATGCTGACCACCTGACAAGGGATGCTTTCCTGAATTTGCCCATTAGAGCAAGGATTACTCGCATAGTTCCAATCTGTGTTATGAGCTGAGGTGTCATTGGTACAAACTGCTAAGTGATGTCCCATTAGTGAGGTTTGTGTAGCTTGCAGGTTTTCCACTGGCTGGAAATGAACTACAGGTGAAGTTGGGGATCCCTGGAGTCCAGCAAGGTCCGGCTCATGAGATTCCATGAGCACACAGTCACCTCTTTTTTCAGAGGACTCCTTTTCGGTCAAACCTGATGTGACTGATTTAATTCGGTTTTGAAAAGTGTTTGATACATCACCAAGAACAGGTGCCACAGTATCACAATACTGGCCAGCAGTCCCGTATCCTGATGATGCAGCGACAGGTGGAGTCACTATTCTCTCAGCAGTTAAGAGATCACCTCTTTTATTCTCCTCCTCTGTGTCCACCATAAACGCCCCTTTTTCACAGACATCTGCAGTCTTTTCAGTAGTACAGTTGTAGTCCAATGATAACGAATCAAACCTCCTCTTAGGAACAGCAGGCTCTGAGACATACCATTCTTTGGTTGGAGAGTCACAAAGTTGTTCCTTGGCTTCAGGAGAGCTCCTTGTCCAACTGATTTTGACCCGTGGTACTTCCGGTTTCTCAGTTGTCTCCTTCACTGCAGCGGACGGCAGTAATTGTGTTCTGCAGCAATTTGTTGGTTTCTTTCTGTGTCTTCTCTTTGTGGATCTTCTACTTCTCTTGGAATCTCTGGGTCTGTTTCTTTTGCTTGTGTTGTAACCTCCGCCTGGGCCACCACCCCCACCAATGGAGGTCTGGAAGTGAGGGCTACGGGTCTGACCGTCAACAAACGAGCAGGAACGAGTCCAGCACCCAGTGGGATCAGTGTTTGGGATGATCCGGGGGCAGATCTGGTAAGCTGGCAAACCTTTAACCACCCAGGGAGGTTTGATCCGAGAAAGCTGTATCTGGGGAGAGGGAACACAGGCGAAAAGAGAAGACAGATGATGAGAAATCCTCTACTGAACCAAAAATGCTCAATAAATAGTATGACACCAGGAGAATTCATTCGGCACATATAAATTCACTACATAAGTCCAATGTACCAAAAGCCTGCTCACAGTGGTGGCAGCCACTTTGTTTATGAGAATGCAACCTAGCCTATCAATTCACTAGAGATTAAAGCTATTACTAAAGTTAATGGATAACTAAAATGCAAACACATTGACAGTATAAAATGATTGTACTTAAAATAATCATACTTTGGTTGGTTTTACTGTAATCTATCACTAGTCCTGTTTCTATCAGGTCGAGTGTTTGTATCCCTGCCTCCTCCATCACATAAATTGAAATGTAAAAGGGAGAAGAAACAGCAACTAAACGAGAGAACAAAGCCAACTGTGTCACCTGTGTACAGCACACACAAGAAAAGCAGGATTCAGTTTTTGTTTTATCAGCAGCTCTAGAGTTTAGATTTAGATGGAAATATCCTTTAATAGACTGAATACTTTCAGACCACAAAATAGCTGCCTCCATTTTTAAAGTTAAGAGAAAACTTCTCATACCCGGATTGGTGGGACTTTTGGTTCCTCTTTGGTTGGCTGTGGCTTTTCGGGGTGAACACTCTGAATTGTGTTACGAAAGGACCGACGCTGTTCCATCCGTGGCTTCTTTTCGAGGGAGGGGTTGGAGGTCTCTGGTTCAGAGGTCTTTCTCTTCTGCTCAGAAGTTTCAGGATGAAGCTCTGGTACTCTTTCAGAGGTGGAGGGGAGGCTTCCTGTATCTCTGGAGAACAATCTCTGCTCTATAATTGGACTGTCAGCTTCTAATGCCTCTGCGCTGGGTGAAGAGGTGGATTTGACTTCAGCAGTTGGGAGGGTTTGCTGGACTCGCTCTTTGTTTCTGTAGAGACTCCTCCGAGTCCTGCCCACAAACTCTGGAACAATCTCTTCATTGTGACCACGTTCTGGGCTTGTACGCTGCACTGGTTGCTGTACACAGTGTGTCTCAGATTGATTAAATTTATCTTCTGGATAAGAAACGGGTTCTTCAGATAATCCAAGTCTATAAACATAGagggaaataaaaaaaaagtatgtttGAACAACGTTACATGAAAAACGGTCATGTGTACAAGTTTACGTCTATAAGAGATCCTAATAGCTTAACATTTCTGGACTTAAGATATTGTAAATGAAGCTGCATGAGGTAGTGGGGGGAAGCTGGGTTAGTAAGCTCATTGAAGGTGTTGGGTATGTGTGAACGGCAGTCTCATAATACAGACGGCGGGATCCCAGCTGTTGGATGACCAGCAAGGGAAGGGAAGAGGGGGGAGAGATGCGCTTGCCACAGGGGTCTAtttccacaagtgggaatagtccctgttggtcggcatgctgacctgcaggattttcagatgccggtatcccggcatctgtattgtgaccaccggtcacataaacgCAGCGCCATTgaagtcctaaaaaaaaaaaaaagtagttcccTGAATCCCTCTGCCATGAGCTGCCACTTAACACAAACTATCACTTTAGGACAGAAGCTCCTCCACTCAACAACTGGGTACCACTAGATGACTTTTTGAACGACTGGACTTTTTCAGATGGCTGGCATGAAGTACACTGCTCAATAACAAAGACATTTACTTGTATACAGAGCAATAACATACAGCAgggaaaccagcacaatctatagcAATAACAAGGTATACTTAGCTCTTGTAGATACTCAGAACTGAGCATCTCCCATCTCCATTGCAGTCGTTCAGCGCAGACAAGAAAGAATACCCGGCACTAACACCATGAACTTCCCTTTACCATAGCAATCATTCGGTGTTAACCTTTTCCAGGCTGCCTGTCCACATGTGCACTCCTCCTCTAAGAGGGAAGCTGCGAGAAAAACCTGGCGAAATGGCATCCGCCATACTCAGCCATCGCAGCCATGCACCCTCTAAAAAAGGAGTCCAAGCAAGAGAACTGGGGCAGTGAACGGAGTTCACTCCCCTCTATCCACATCCTCCCACCACAAAAGTAGGTTCAGAGAATATGCCCCCAAAACAAACCAAAATAACAGCTTACTTCTGTCCGTAAAAATCTTCAAAGAATATTTCTTTCCAGTCTTCCACCTTCTTCTCCTTGCCCATCTCTTGCCTCATTCGCAGCTGCATCTCAGGAGTAAATTCACCTACAGATAACAGGACAATCCGTTAAGAGTCTCATCACAGATGGTCACTTAACAGAATATAGGGCATTTCTGGGCACGCACCATCTGCAAGCCTCTCCCGCCATCTTTGGCATGCGTGAGCAAAGAACTCATTGTTCATGGCACTGCCACTCATCCGCAATTGTCCTTCGGGGGTGACCTTCAGAGAGAGGAAAACTTAATGCAGTAAGAACAGCGAAAGGAAAATAAATGTAAGAGACCAGGATAGGGAAACTGAAAATTTGATTTCCACAATAGGACAAATAGTACCTGTCTGTCAACCTCCGGGAGCAGAAGCAGGAGCTGCTGTTGCAGATGGGCGGGAAGAGCGTTAAACGTCCTGACATTGATCAGTGCACGAAGGTTTGTGTTCACAAGGATAGAACCAGGAGTCTCAAAATCAAtctcttcttctttctttttcACTTGTCCTGTGGGAAGACATGCATTAAACCAagtccatatgaatatgttctGAGCAAAGGGGTGTGTATTAAACAAACCTGGAGCAGTAACATTTTTGAGGCTTCGCAGATGATGCGTAGAGTTCCCACTAATAGCTGTACGCCGGTTAAAATTCAAACTACCCCCAAGGGTACGGTTACTGGAGGACTCGCTCTCTACATGACGGACCGACAAGCCTGAGACAATGTTAACAAAATAAATCAATGCTGGCATGGTTTAAACCAAGAGTCAGATAGAAAATAAAGTACCAGTCCAGAACTGGGTTTTCCAGCTTCTATCCTTGAATTTACAAGTCATGTTTGTGGATTCCTTTATACTTCCACACATGAATTAATCCATCTGAATTGCATTGTACGATCCCTTTTGCAATCACATGATTTGAGCAGGTGCCTTCAAGAAAGTCATCCCTCTAAGTGTCTCCAACACAATGAAGGAaggatgaaaaaaaaacaaaacccttcaTTAATAGTATATTAAaaagaaacaaataaaaaaaatatgtcaCCTGAAGTTGATGGAAGATGTGCCCCATTTACTTTGAGGGGTGTCAGCACAACACGGGGCAGCAGGACCCCACTCCTTCTCTTCTGCTTATTCACCTAAACATAATCATAACAAGAGAATGACCAAAAGTGGTTGCCTGCAGCGACCAGCCCTCAGGAAATCAACACGCACCTGGACCAGAGATCTTGTTTCCCGGGCATTAGACTCTCGAGAACAGGAGGCATTGACAGAAGTCTCAACTGCTACAGAGATGAAGAGAATGTAAACCCTGAACTCACAGCATCACAAATAACTAATGTCTAGCAAAGCCTATAACCACTAATTCATCCATGTGCAATGCATAGCACAGGTACTTTCATTGATATACATTACCACAAGGTAAAAGAAAGCGAAAGATATCCAACCTAAATTTATACTGACAACAGGCCATTTTATTTATTCAAAAAGGAGCAACATCAGTCCCAGGAGTTGCTGGCTGGTGAAACAAGTGGGTTACAGtcgttaggttgacactcattaagtCGACAATGTCacctggtcgacatgcattagctcgACATGTCAAAAAGTCAACACGAGTTTTTccaaaaaataaatctttttttgggatttttttttcacacttaacgatccacatggactacgattggaacacggtgcactaattggggttccccgtcactttatggagaaaacgacaccaaaaacagtcaacctcatgtcgacctattgtccctgtcgacctaatgcatgtcgaccttccatggtcgacctaatggctgtcgacctaagctgtgtctatccaacgaccaatACCCATACAAGTAGTGATATAGCCTTACTGTTCTTCTAGCTATTAAGTTACATTACAAAAAATAGAAGTCTCTCTTAATGCAAAACATTACTCACCTGTAGCCACGGAGCCGCCTTCAGTCCACTGGCTGCCTTCTTCATCCGCAGTGTCCTCATCCTCAGGTAGTGACACAACACGAGACCACTGCACAGCATTTTTCTATGAGTAAACCGACAAATATGGCGGTGTCTACAcagatgcattttttttaaaatggttTTCATTAACTATATATCAAGGGTGGAACTCAAGCTATTAAGTAAGTACATGCTTGTGGGTGGCAGGGTATGGTGGGACTTGCAGAGATTTCAAGCCATTGATAACTTATTATTAGAGTTGTAGTGGTCACgtcagccatttttttttttttttattaaacaacgGTCTTGTCAAAACTTTTTCTTTTTAATTAATAAAAGTTGTATTACTACAAAAGAAATACAATGAAAACTAGCCCAGTTGTCATGTACAGCAAAACCAAAAATGCAATCAGCCATTTATATTTTATGTACATCTTCTCTAAAGAATAGGATTTACCTGCAATTTCATTAAAAATGAATGAGGGGCAACAGGACAAAAATGTATTAATTGTttcaaaaagatatatatatatatatatataacaaaatgacagcactctatgtcctATAACAAAAATTGCTGGTGCAAGGTCCTGGCAATTAATATAAACACTCACTTTTTCCACAAtcgaaaaaagaattagaccagcactcacgtttagttggtgaaagaaaaaagggttttattcctgataagccatctggatgtaacccactgctacagttcgcccgacagccgtttcaacgctcaatggtcttcatcaggggcagctgtcaccCTGTCCGGAGTTGCCTTAAATAGCAGAGAGGGCGCCAGAATGTCCGAACGGGACGACCGGAAACAGCGCGCCATAGC
Proteins encoded in this region:
- the ASXL1 gene encoding polycomb group protein ASXL1 isoform X2, with translation MLHSNSRTREALFYKLPGRISLFTMKKNAVQWSRVVSLPEDEDTADEEGSQWTEGGSVATAVETSVNASCSRESNARETRSLVQVNKQKRRSGVLLPRVVLTPLKVNGAHLPSTSGLSVRHVESESSSNRTLGGSLNFNRRTAISGNSTHHLRSLKNVTAPGQVKKKEEEIDFETPGSILVNTNLRALINVRTFNALPAHLQQQLLLLLPEVDRQVTPEGQLRMSGSAMNNEFFAHACQRWRERLADGEFTPEMQLRMRQEMGKEKKVEDWKEIFFEDFYGQKLGLSEEPVSYPEDKFNQSETHCVQQPVQRTSPERGHNEEIVPEFVGRTRRSLYRNKERVQQTLPTAEVKSTSSPSAEALEADSPIIEQRLFSRDTGSLPSTSERVPELHPETSEQKRKTSEPETSNPSLEKKPRMEQRRSFRNTIQSVHPEKPQPTKEEPKVPPIRLSRIKPPWVVKGLPAYQICPRIIPNTDPTGCWTRSCSFVDGQTRSPHFQTSIGGGGGPGGGYNTSKRNRPRDSKRSRRSTKRRHRKKPTNCCRTQLLPSAAVKETTEKPEVPRVKISWTRSSPEAKEQLCDSPTKEWYVSEPAVPKRRFDSLSLDYNCTTEKTADVCEKGAFMVDTEEENKRGDLLTAERIVTPPVAASSGYGTAGQYCDTVAPVLGDVSNTFQNRIKSVTSGLTEKESSEKRGDCVLMESHEPDLAGLQGSPTSPVVHFQPVENLQATQTSLMGHHLAVCTNDTSAHNTDWNYASNPCSNGQIQESIPCQVVSISNDLDLQEPNESDSLNGAIQNQAESMRDASLTFNSPSCGKLCENVPVPQRSVSRLNWETDSAVSDHNGSMGSLHPKVYHSVVNNVPEEELSEFTTSPAKDADFLAGKVKDEQGSSCLKSSLSSSEATTPDKRLGVTGNHSPTGIEPCTYSSPSPFKEMPLGCPGSCGEQEHFLPDSTEFIDKVPLFLDMPFLCFPKEVGVHVQLPVGLSAISSHHKMKNTLFGKLSQEAGSYCYSAGVRLSGFPGDYTVAGSASLSVEVFTEHESGEKVSVRCSCSFKAMTMCEGCGAFCHTDCIGPSKLCVSCLVIR
- the ASXL1 gene encoding polycomb group protein ASXL1 isoform X1, producing MLHSNSRTREALFYKLPGRISLFTMKKNAVQWSRVVSLPEDEDTADEEGSQWTEGGSVATVETSVNASCSRESNARETRSLVQVNKQKRRSGVLLPRVVLTPLKVNGAHLPSTSGLSVRHVESESSSNRTLGGSLNFNRRTAISGNSTHHLRSLKNVTAPGQVKKKEEEIDFETPGSILVNTNLRALINVRTFNALPAHLQQQLLLLLPEVDRQVTPEGQLRMSGSAMNNEFFAHACQRWRERLADGEFTPEMQLRMRQEMGKEKKVEDWKEIFFEDFYGQKLGLSEEPVSYPEDKFNQSETHCVQQPVQRTSPERGHNEEIVPEFVGRTRRSLYRNKERVQQTLPTAEVKSTSSPSAEALEADSPIIEQRLFSRDTGSLPSTSERVPELHPETSEQKRKTSEPETSNPSLEKKPRMEQRRSFRNTIQSVHPEKPQPTKEEPKVPPIRIQLSRIKPPWVVKGLPAYQICPRIIPNTDPTGCWTRSCSFVDGQTRSPHFQTSIGGGGGPGGGYNTSKRNRPRDSKRSRRSTKRRHRKKPTNCCRTQLLPSAAVKETTEKPEVPRVKISWTRSSPEAKEQLCDSPTKEWYVSEPAVPKRRFDSLSLDYNCTTEKTADVCEKGAFMVDTEEENKRGDLLTAERIVTPPVAASSGYGTAGQYCDTVAPVLGDVSNTFQNRIKSVTSGLTEKESSEKRGDCVLMESHEPDLAGLQGSPTSPVVHFQPVENLQATQTSLMGHHLAVCTNDTSAHNTDWNYASNPCSNGQIQESIPCQVVSISNDLDLQEPNESDSLNGAIQNQAESMRDASLTFNSPSCGKLCENVPVPQRSVSRLNWETDSAVSDHNGSMGSLHPKVYHSVVNNVPEEELSEFTTSPAKDADFLAGKVKDEQGSSCLKSSLSSSEATTPDKRLGVTGNHSPTGIEPCTYSSPSPFKEMPLGCPGSCGEQEHFLPDSTEFIDKVPLFLDMPFLCFPKEVGVHVQLPVGLSAISSHHKMKNTLFGKLSQEAGSYCYSAGVRLSGFPGDYTVAGSASLSVEVFTEHESGEKVSVRCSCSFKAMTMCEGCGAFCHTDCIGPSKLCVSCLVIR